The following proteins are encoded in a genomic region of Oryzias latipes chromosome 17, ASM223467v1:
- the LOC101162001 gene encoding G-protein coupled receptor 54 codes for MHSSSSNGLWNSTEQVGVNRSEGNVSGGMHLDEDEEEGDQHPFLTDAWLVPLFFSLIMLVGLVGNSLVIYVISKHRQMRTATNFYIANLAATDIIFLVCCVPFTATLYPLPGWIFGTFMCKFVAFLQQVTVQATCITLTAMSGDRCYVTVYPLKSLRHRTPKVAMIVSICIWISSFILSSPILIYQRLEEGYWYGPRQYCVERFPSKLHERAFILYQFIAAYLLPVLTISFCYTLMVKRVGQPTVEPIDHHYQVNLLSERTISIRSKVSKMVVVIVLLFAICWGPIQIFVLFQSFYPNYRPNYTTYKIKTWANCMSYANSSVNPIIYGFMGASFQKSFRKIFPFLFKHKVRDSSMASRTANAEIKFVAAEDGNNND; via the exons AtgcactcctcctcctccaacgGGCTCTGGAACTCCACCGAGCAGGTGGGGGTCAACAGATCCGAGGGCAACGTCTCCGGAGGGATGCATCTggacgaggatgaggaggaaggaGATCAGCATCCCTTCCTGACCGATGCCTGGCTGGTCCCTTTGTTCTTCTCGCTCATCATGCTGGTTGGACTTGTCGGCAACTCTCTGGTTATCTATGTGATTTCTAAACACAGACAGATGAGGACGGCCACTAACTTCTACATAG CAAACCTGGCTGCCACTGATATCATCTTCTTGGTGTGCTGCGTCCCCTTCACCGCCACCCTGTACCCCCTACCTGGATGGATCTTCGGCACATTTATGTGCaagtttgttgcttttttgcaGCAG GTGACAGTGCAGGCTACTTGTATCACCCTGACTGCAATGAGTGGCGATCGTTGTTATGTGACCGTCTACCCCCTGAAATCTCTCCGCCACCGTACCCCAAAAGTAGCCATGATTGTCAGTATCTGCATTTGGATAA GCTCTTTCATACTGTCATCTCCGATCCTAATTTACCAACGACTAGAGGAGGGATATTGGTACGGCCCGAGACAATACTGCGTGGAAAGATTTCCCTCAAAGCTTCACGAGAGGgccttcatcctctaccagttCATAGCTGCGTACCTGCTGCCGGTGCTGACGATCTCCTTCTGCTACACTCTGATGGTAAAAAGGGTTGGTCAGCCCACAGTGGAACCAATAGACCACCACTATCAG GTCAACCTTCTGTCTGAAAGAACAATCAGCATCAGGAGCAAAGTCTCCAAGATGGTGGTGGTGATCGTTCTACTCTTCGCCATCTGCTGGGGTCCCATCCAGATATTTGTCCTTTTTCAATCCTTCTACCCAAACTACCGTCCAAACTACACAACCTACAAGATCAAGACATGGGCCAACTGCATGTCCTACGCTAACTCTTCAGTCAACCCCATCATCTATGGATTCATGGGGGCCAGCTTTCAGAAGTCCTTCAGGAAAATCTTCCCCTTCCTGTTTAAGCACAAGGTCCGAGATAGCAGCATGGCCTCAAGGACCGCCAATGCCGAAATCAAGTTTGTGGCTGCAGAGGACGGGAACAATAATGACTGA